Proteins co-encoded in one Actinomadura luteofluorescens genomic window:
- a CDS encoding ATP-binding SpoIIE family protein phosphatase, with amino-acid sequence MNHWGEAPDEAHLPPETVLAQMEMAVIVCDRFSNIIYGNSFARQLFGFGGDAIIGHSILSLGIAEEDHEQATELAKHVLKGGVWEGTFCNLRADGTTVYTRAHAVPLRHPSGAVDGVVIFAREALRSNQREQDRYGLMERIGERLAGSLELESTLRRVADTLVPQFADHCFIDLYSGDRLYRRVSRHAGGWEPPPGTWAEVGEPVSYPPGHFSAKAMDRRDAVLVEDMIQHRFTAPSESSQRLGHEMGITSVISAPLLVRGEMLGVMSLALSNLSKRPDPHYDGFDRDLLGAIASRVALAVDNALLFEEERETALAFQKHLLPGDRPPPLDGLQIAWRYEPARPLESHGHGIQTQVGGDWYDVIPLSAGRVGLVIGDVEGRGARAAAVMGQLRAALRAFAQDDKPPADILRKLDEWVRTMTRPERMRSGWNSDDLVRPPLVSCTYFVYDAWSRVLEFANAGHDPPLLVVDGEVGELDFESEGGMLGLRAPGMGGELLFNEESAELKPGSTLVLYTDGLIDRRSKDDGDYHTREEARELVRAAVAEVARGGVEAIANAAYDAVPGDIADDVAIVVIRTAAEELAVEERTFTAEPIMVSEARRMASDAFATWGMLEEQAELACLLVSEVVTNVVLHATATPSPRREMVVPVPAGPPGRGGEPLGAPPPVQFNTDFGALDADPFEGGAFDEDDWNLGADLGRREPPTKEFRLRLRRGADAIWVEVFDSDMRLPRIRSAGETDEGGRGLYLVDQLATRWGARPTSDGKAVWFELPLNPG; translated from the coding sequence ATGAACCACTGGGGGGAAGCGCCTGACGAGGCGCACCTGCCGCCCGAGACCGTCCTCGCGCAGATGGAGATGGCGGTCATCGTCTGCGACCGCTTCAGCAACATCATCTACGGCAACTCCTTCGCCCGGCAGCTCTTCGGCTTCGGCGGCGACGCGATCATCGGCCACTCCATCCTGTCGCTCGGCATCGCCGAGGAGGACCACGAGCAGGCCACCGAGCTGGCCAAGCACGTCCTCAAGGGCGGCGTGTGGGAGGGCACCTTCTGCAACCTGCGCGCCGACGGCACCACCGTGTACACGCGCGCGCACGCCGTCCCGCTGCGGCACCCGTCCGGCGCCGTCGACGGAGTGGTGATCTTCGCGCGCGAGGCGCTGCGCTCCAACCAGCGCGAGCAGGACCGCTACGGCCTCATGGAGCGGATCGGGGAGCGGCTCGCCGGGTCCCTGGAGCTGGAGAGCACGCTGCGCCGCGTCGCCGACACGCTCGTCCCGCAGTTCGCCGACCACTGCTTCATCGACCTCTACAGCGGTGACCGCCTCTACCGGCGGGTGTCGCGGCACGCGGGCGGCTGGGAGCCGCCGCCCGGCACCTGGGCGGAGGTCGGCGAGCCCGTCTCCTACCCGCCCGGGCACTTCAGCGCCAAGGCGATGGACCGCCGCGACGCCGTCCTCGTCGAGGACATGATCCAGCACCGGTTCACCGCGCCGAGCGAGTCGTCCCAGCGGCTCGGCCACGAGATGGGCATCACCTCGGTGATCTCCGCGCCGCTGCTGGTGCGCGGCGAGATGCTCGGCGTAATGAGCCTGGCGCTGTCGAACCTGTCCAAGCGGCCCGACCCGCACTACGACGGCTTCGACCGCGACCTGCTCGGCGCGATCGCCAGCCGGGTCGCGCTGGCCGTCGACAACGCGCTGCTGTTCGAGGAGGAGCGCGAGACCGCGCTCGCCTTCCAGAAGCACCTGCTGCCCGGCGACCGGCCGCCCCCGCTCGACGGCCTGCAGATCGCCTGGCGGTACGAGCCGGCGCGGCCCCTGGAGTCGCACGGGCACGGCATCCAGACGCAGGTCGGCGGCGACTGGTACGACGTCATCCCGCTGTCGGCGGGACGCGTCGGCCTCGTCATCGGCGACGTCGAGGGGCGCGGGGCCCGCGCCGCCGCCGTGATGGGCCAGCTGCGCGCCGCGCTGCGCGCCTTCGCCCAGGACGACAAACCGCCCGCCGACATCCTGCGCAAGCTCGACGAGTGGGTCCGCACGATGACGCGGCCCGAGCGGATGCGCTCCGGCTGGAACAGCGACGACCTCGTCCGCCCACCGCTGGTGTCCTGCACCTACTTCGTCTACGACGCCTGGTCGCGGGTCCTGGAGTTCGCCAACGCCGGGCACGACCCGCCCCTGCTGGTCGTCGACGGCGAGGTCGGCGAGCTGGACTTCGAGAGCGAGGGCGGCATGCTCGGCCTGCGCGCCCCCGGCATGGGCGGCGAGCTGCTGTTCAACGAGGAGTCGGCCGAGCTGAAGCCGGGCTCCACCCTCGTCCTCTACACCGACGGCCTGATCGACCGGCGCTCCAAGGACGACGGCGACTACCACACGCGCGAGGAGGCGCGGGAGCTGGTCCGCGCCGCCGTCGCCGAGGTCGCGCGCGGCGGGGTCGAGGCGATCGCCAACGCCGCCTACGACGCGGTGCCCGGCGACATCGCCGACGACGTCGCGATCGTGGTGATCCGCACCGCCGCCGAGGAGCTGGCCGTGGAGGAGCGCACCTTCACCGCCGAGCCGATCATGGTGTCGGAGGCGCGCCGGATGGCTTCCGACGCGTTCGCGACCTGGGGCATGCTCGAAGAGCAGGCCGAGCTCGCGTGCCTGCTGGTGTCGGAGGTCGTCACGAACGTCGTCCTGCACGCCACCGCCACGCCGTCGCCGCGCCGCGAGATGGTCGTCCCGGTCCCGGCCGGGCCGCCCGGACGCGGCGGTGAGCCGCTGGGCGCGCCGCCGCCGGTGCAGTTCAACACCGACTTCGGCGCCCTGGACGCCGATCCCTTCGAGGGCGGCGCGTTCGACGAGGACGACTGGAACCTCGGCGCCGACCTCGGCCGCCGCGAGCCGCCCACCAAGGAGTTCCGGCTCCGGCTGCGGCGCGGCGCGGACGCGATCTGGGTCGAGGTGTTCGACTCCGACATGCGGCTGCCGCGCATCCGCAGCGCCGGCGAGACCGACGAGGGCGGCCGCGGCCTCTACCTCGTCGACCAGCTCGCCACCCGGTGGGGCGCCCGCCCGACGTCCGACGGCAAGGCCGTCTGGTTCGAGCTGCCGCTGAACCCGGGGTGA
- a CDS encoding metal-dependent transcriptional regulator: protein MTSHGLIDTTEMYLRTVFELEEEGIIPLRARIAERLSQSGPTVSQTVARMERDGLLRVEGDRHLELTDSGRGLATRVMRKHRLAECLLVNVIGLPWEDVHIEACRWEHVMSEDVERRLVALLDNPTTCPHGNPIPGLDELGGHGDDADEAPLAVMTAVASPQGAGAVIRRISEQVQSDSDLMLRLKQIGIQPGREVILRATDDGVRVIGDDEDDSPATELSRGIAEHVFVSRR, encoded by the coding sequence GTGACCTCACACGGCCTGATCGATACCACGGAGATGTATCTCCGGACGGTCTTCGAGCTGGAGGAGGAGGGGATCATCCCCCTTCGCGCGCGCATCGCCGAGCGGCTCTCCCAGAGCGGTCCGACGGTGAGCCAGACGGTCGCGCGCATGGAGCGCGACGGGCTCCTGCGGGTCGAGGGCGACCGGCACCTCGAGCTGACCGACAGCGGGCGCGGTCTCGCCACGCGCGTCATGCGCAAGCACCGCCTCGCCGAATGCCTCCTGGTCAACGTCATCGGACTGCCCTGGGAGGACGTCCACATCGAGGCGTGCCGGTGGGAGCACGTGATGTCGGAGGACGTCGAGCGCCGCCTGGTCGCGCTGCTGGACAACCCGACCACCTGCCCGCACGGCAACCCGATCCCCGGTCTGGACGAGCTCGGCGGGCACGGCGACGACGCCGACGAGGCGCCGCTGGCGGTGATGACCGCGGTGGCGAGCCCCCAGGGCGCGGGCGCGGTGATCCGGCGGATCAGCGAGCAGGTGCAGAGCGACAGCGACCTGATGCTTAGACTCAAGCAGATAGGGATACAACCGGGACGAGAGGTGATTCTCCGGGCGACCGACGACGGGGTACGGGTGATCGGTGACGACGAGGACGACAGTCCCGCGACGGAACTCTCACGCGGCATCGCCGAGCACGTCTTCGTCAGCAGGCGCTGA
- a CDS encoding UdgX family uracil-DNA binding protein (This protein belongs to the uracil DNA glycosylase superfamily, members of which act in excision repair of DNA. However, it belongs more specifically to UdgX branch, whose founding member was found to bind uracil in DNA (where it does not belong), without cleaving it, appears to promote DNA repair by a pathway involving RecA, rather than base excision.) — protein MNAKPSPDAEPFLPGTPEERADLEALRRAAADCRGCGLYRDATRTVFGEGSPDGRMLLIGEQPGDQEDRAGRPFVGPAGRVLDRALEEAGIERGDVYVTNAVKHFKFKRQVGGKRRIHEPPNAGEMRACRPWLLAELRLLDPAVVVALGATAGRALLGSSFRVTRQRGRLLPMPGLETIGTPAAAREIADEPPGEGVARLLATIHPSAVLRAEDREVVYQGLLDDLRIAASALG, from the coding sequence ATGAACGCGAAACCTTCCCCTGACGCGGAACCTTTCCTGCCCGGGACGCCCGAGGAACGGGCCGACCTGGAGGCGCTGCGCCGTGCCGCGGCCGACTGCCGGGGCTGCGGGCTCTACCGGGACGCCACTCGGACGGTCTTCGGTGAGGGCTCCCCTGACGGGCGGATGCTGCTCATCGGCGAGCAGCCCGGTGACCAGGAGGACCGCGCGGGACGTCCGTTCGTCGGCCCCGCGGGGCGCGTCCTCGACCGGGCGCTGGAGGAGGCCGGGATCGAGCGCGGCGACGTCTACGTCACCAACGCCGTCAAGCACTTCAAGTTCAAGCGACAGGTGGGCGGCAAGCGGCGCATCCACGAGCCGCCGAACGCCGGCGAGATGCGGGCGTGCCGCCCCTGGCTCCTCGCGGAGCTGCGGCTCCTGGACCCGGCCGTCGTCGTGGCGCTGGGGGCGACGGCGGGCAGGGCGCTGCTCGGCTCGTCGTTCCGGGTGACCCGGCAGCGCGGGCGGCTGCTCCCGATGCCCGGACTGGAGACGATCGGCACCCCGGCCGCCGCGCGGGAGATCGCCGACGAGCCGCCCGGCGAGGGCGTCGCGCGCCTCCTCGCGACGATCCATCCGTCGGCCGTCCTGCGCGCCGAGGACCGCGAGGTCGTCTACCAGGGCCTGCTGGACGATCTGAGGATCGCCGCCTCGGCCCTCGGCTGA
- a CDS encoding MFS transporter translates to MTPPVGTVRRRRLRGLAIDTRPLGHPAYRRLWLGQGVSFVGFQVTAVAVPVQVYDMTRSSFWVGALGVANLVPLIVFGLWGGAVADHMDRRRLLFVSSCVMWAATLLLLVQALLDVGSLALIMGVVAVQAVGFAVSSPTRSAIIPRLIDRPLVPAANTLNFTASQFGMLSGPLFAGVLLAHWHYAAAYALDAVLFTVVLYAALRLPPIPPLGDITGTPGLRSVFDGLRYLATQPVLLMSFAVDVIAMAVAMPRALFPEAAETRFGGEGAVGYLFAAIAVGAFLGGLSSGWIGRIHRQGIALVASIAVWGLAVAGAGLAGRLWLAVVLLAVGGAADLVSSVFRQSMLQTYAPDRMRGRLQGVFTVVVAGGPRLGDVRAGATASAVGATASWVGGGLACAALVIAAGFAVPALLRYDTRTAETVQAGPVPVED, encoded by the coding sequence GTGACACCGCCGGTTGGAACGGTCCGCCGCAGGCGCCTGCGGGGGCTCGCGATCGACACCCGGCCGCTGGGCCACCCGGCCTACCGGCGGCTGTGGCTGGGGCAGGGCGTGTCGTTCGTCGGGTTCCAGGTCACCGCCGTCGCCGTCCCCGTCCAGGTCTACGACATGACCCGCTCGTCGTTCTGGGTGGGCGCCCTCGGCGTCGCCAACCTCGTCCCGCTGATCGTGTTCGGGCTGTGGGGCGGCGCGGTGGCCGACCACATGGACCGCCGCAGGCTGCTGTTCGTCTCGTCCTGCGTCATGTGGGCGGCGACGCTGCTGCTGCTCGTCCAGGCTCTGCTGGACGTCGGCAGCCTCGCGCTGATCATGGGCGTGGTGGCGGTCCAGGCGGTCGGGTTCGCGGTGTCCTCGCCCACCCGCAGCGCGATCATCCCCCGGCTGATCGACCGGCCGCTCGTCCCGGCCGCCAACACCCTCAACTTCACCGCGAGCCAGTTCGGGATGCTGTCCGGGCCGCTGTTCGCCGGCGTCCTGCTGGCCCACTGGCACTACGCGGCGGCCTACGCGCTCGACGCGGTGCTGTTCACCGTCGTGCTGTACGCGGCGCTCCGGCTCCCGCCGATCCCGCCGCTCGGCGACATCACCGGCACGCCCGGCCTGCGGTCGGTCTTCGACGGGCTCCGCTACCTGGCCACGCAGCCGGTGCTCCTGATGTCGTTCGCGGTGGACGTCATCGCGATGGCGGTCGCCATGCCGCGCGCCCTCTTCCCCGAGGCGGCCGAGACCCGGTTCGGCGGCGAGGGCGCGGTCGGCTACCTGTTCGCCGCGATCGCGGTCGGCGCGTTCCTCGGCGGGCTGTCGTCCGGCTGGATCGGGCGGATCCACCGGCAGGGGATCGCGCTCGTGGCGTCCATCGCCGTCTGGGGGCTCGCCGTCGCGGGCGCCGGGCTGGCCGGCCGCCTCTGGCTCGCGGTCGTCCTGCTCGCCGTCGGAGGCGCGGCCGACCTGGTGTCGTCGGTCTTCCGCCAGTCCATGCTCCAGACGTACGCCCCCGACCGGATGCGTGGACGGCTCCAGGGCGTCTTCACCGTCGTCGTCGCGGGCGGCCCCCGGCTCGGGGACGTCCGGGCGGGGGCGACCGCGAGCGCCGTGGGGGCGACCGCCTCCTGGGTCGGCGGTGGCCTGGCCTGCGCCGCGCTGGTCATCGCGGCGGGGTTCGCCGTCCCCGCACTCCTCCGCTACGACACCCGCACCGCCGAGACCGTCCAAGCGGGGCCGGTGCCGGTGGAGGACTGA
- the pdxH gene encoding pyridoxamine 5'-phosphate oxidase, whose translation MGELSESALPAEPLALFAAWFAEVHASGLAEPNAMILATASADGVPSARTVLLKGYGPQGFRFFTNLTSHKGRDLAENPRAALVFPWHPLYRQVRVAGPVHELPREETAAYFRTRPYGSRIGAWASEDQSGVIPGREVLERRYAEAAERWPDPASGEAGAPEGDTAGAVPLPDFWGGYRVVPESIEFWQGRRDRLHDRIRYRRAAPGDAEGWAVERLAP comes from the coding sequence GTGGGCGAATTGTCCGAGTCGGCGCTCCCCGCCGAACCACTCGCCCTGTTCGCCGCCTGGTTCGCCGAGGTGCACGCCTCCGGGCTGGCCGAGCCGAACGCGATGATCCTCGCGACGGCCTCCGCCGACGGGGTCCCGAGCGCCCGGACGGTCCTGCTCAAGGGCTACGGGCCGCAGGGATTCCGGTTCTTCACGAACCTGACCTCCCACAAGGGCCGCGACCTCGCGGAGAACCCGCGCGCGGCGCTGGTGTTCCCGTGGCATCCCCTGTACCGGCAGGTGCGGGTCGCGGGACCGGTGCACGAGCTCCCGCGCGAGGAGACGGCCGCCTACTTCCGGACCCGCCCGTACGGGTCCCGGATCGGCGCGTGGGCCAGCGAGGACCAGTCGGGCGTCATCCCGGGGCGCGAGGTGCTGGAGCGCCGCTACGCCGAGGCGGCCGAGCGCTGGCCGGATCCGGCCTCCGGAGAGGCCGGGGCGCCGGAGGGGGACACGGCCGGCGCCGTCCCGCTGCCGGACTTCTGGGGCGGCTACCGCGTCGTGCCCGAGTCGATCGAGTTCTGGCAGGGCCGCCGCGACCGGCTCCACGACCGGATCCGCTACCGGCGGGCGGCCCCCGGGGACGCGGAGGGATGGGCGGTGGAGAGACTGGCTCCGTGA
- a CDS encoding citrate synthase 2, whose product MSDFKPGLEGVVAFETEIAEPDKEGGALRYRGVDIEELVGRVSFGDAWGLLVDDSFTPGLAPADPHLLPVTSGDVRVDVQSSLPTLATAYGMRPLLDISDEEARADLARVSVTALSFVAQSARGVGKPMVPQDRIDESGTITERFMVRWRGEPDPKHVRAIDAYWVSAAEHGMNASTFTARVIASTGADVAASMSGAIGAMSGPLHGGAPARVLPMIEKVEQLGDARKVVTDILDSGDRLMGFGHRVYRAEDPRARVLRRTAKELGAPRFEAAKALEDAALAELRERRPDRPIETNVEFWAAVILDFAEVPTSMMPAMFTCGRTAGWAAHILEQKRTGRLVRPSARYTGPGTRSLDEVAGAAEVLKRQGG is encoded by the coding sequence ATGTCCGACTTCAAACCCGGTCTCGAAGGAGTCGTCGCCTTCGAGACGGAGATCGCGGAACCGGACAAGGAGGGCGGCGCCCTCCGCTACCGGGGCGTCGACATCGAGGAACTCGTCGGGCGTGTCTCCTTCGGCGACGCCTGGGGCCTCCTCGTGGACGACAGCTTCACCCCGGGCCTGGCCCCCGCCGACCCGCACCTGCTCCCGGTCACCTCCGGCGACGTGCGGGTCGACGTGCAGAGCTCCCTCCCCACCCTCGCCACCGCGTACGGGATGAGGCCGCTGCTCGACATCTCCGACGAGGAGGCCCGCGCCGACCTCGCCCGCGTGTCGGTGACGGCGCTGTCGTTCGTGGCGCAGTCCGCGCGGGGCGTCGGCAAGCCGATGGTCCCGCAGGACCGGATCGACGAGTCCGGAACCATCACCGAGCGGTTCATGGTCCGCTGGCGCGGTGAGCCCGACCCCAAGCACGTCCGGGCCATCGACGCGTACTGGGTCTCGGCCGCCGAGCACGGCATGAACGCCTCCACCTTCACCGCGCGCGTCATCGCCTCCACCGGCGCGGACGTCGCGGCCAGCATGTCCGGCGCGATCGGCGCCATGTCGGGGCCCCTGCACGGCGGCGCCCCCGCCCGCGTCCTGCCGATGATCGAGAAGGTCGAGCAGCTCGGCGACGCCCGCAAGGTCGTCACCGACATCCTCGACTCCGGCGACCGGCTGATGGGCTTCGGGCACCGCGTGTACCGCGCCGAGGACCCGCGCGCCCGCGTGCTGCGCCGCACCGCCAAGGAACTGGGCGCGCCCCGCTTCGAGGCCGCCAAGGCCCTGGAGGACGCGGCCCTGGCCGAGCTGCGCGAGCGCCGCCCGGACCGTCCGATCGAGACGAACGTCGAGTTCTGGGCCGCGGTCATCCTCGACTTCGCCGAGGTCCCGACCTCGATGATGCCCGCGATGTTCACCTGCGGCCGCACCGCCGGGTGGGCGGCGCACATCCTGGAGCAGAAGCGCACCGGCCGCCTCGTCCGGCCGAGCGCCCGCTACACCGGCCCCGGCACCCGCTCCCTCGACGAGGTCGCCGGCGCGGCGGAGGTCCTCAAGCGCCAGGGCGGCTGA
- a CDS encoding ABC transporter substrate-binding protein: protein MAGDGDRILSEDRLRGVLDLFERLRERPAWRWRERLRPLLLLLGPERAASHAAEMLKSRCEDERAPVSHIAADTPASDVAGVLREAKRELSQPSSRARGEPALRFPLLEMALWLRDLREIRLAGDRPPPRGASSSERENHLLVRRLTHPPVGDNENARRRELNRVIRRRGRDVLRDLEEVPGRRATFLSFLEQIAPIGIAVVALISAGTAAALDLASAVFAAVIGLAFVTVQIVARTRGWYGVRRFGWFLRQPYVDRDSTGFLGFALGVFDPRPVEPDDHGEQLDLLLVAAFLEDLRRNYRRDYRRAAWARVRYPVLIFEHLSAGHPGVAFVELAERVRADGQASGRLPGFDPLIVVAGVDPAAPAGADPSGPRLLERLARAVRVDVASDEPQSVIAARGLWDRYTREQRRLGALGSRRELRVDITRDPGGDLPPVRPVRRRPRLAHPALPWIAMVAVAAASVSVISVQVERYCSPFDIRRMENGECVGITDGSYRFGKDSGGKNNDNRLNKVLHQIESLNDHVMESGTRYATVVYLGPVTADPAIKNKRIDLLAGVQGELIGLAMAQKRFNDAAEGDDLRLRVLVANAGAKFRYAEDVAEQIRARALKDRTIVAVIGFEQSRRQTQQAIKLLAKSALPLIGTANSFDGTALLEGDAGYSPYYFRLASPNARTARHAAYWARRGDVGGRKADDAVVIYDGDEDDVYSANLAADFQRSFRPGKAQMRPYRDPGELNKSVREVCQKRQPDLFYYAGRSDEFRSFINVLELFCPKEPKPLVLADDEIAKYVSDNAGELGRRGTFDLYFTPLAAREAWTRRWIGDQPLQPFYSDYDPALKEMTDDDDASGQRPSITRAAVSYDAATLLATVASRVYWQERALPSAGSVFAALNDPDHDVLPKGASGALRFGPRSGGHQVVDRPVILATIQRDGTTQVTQVCGRLVPGGPGGADCPPEDEGAGAPEK from the coding sequence ATGGCGGGCGACGGCGACCGGATCCTGAGCGAGGATCGGCTGCGCGGGGTCCTCGACCTGTTCGAACGCCTTCGGGAGCGGCCGGCGTGGCGGTGGCGGGAGCGGCTGCGCCCCCTGCTCCTGCTGCTCGGGCCGGAGCGCGCCGCCTCCCACGCCGCCGAGATGCTCAAGTCCCGCTGCGAGGACGAGCGGGCCCCGGTGTCGCACATCGCCGCCGACACGCCCGCCTCCGACGTCGCGGGCGTGCTGCGCGAGGCCAAGCGCGAGCTGTCGCAGCCGAGCAGCCGCGCCCGGGGCGAGCCGGCGCTGCGGTTCCCGCTGCTGGAGATGGCGCTGTGGCTGCGCGACCTGCGGGAGATCCGGCTGGCCGGCGACCGCCCGCCGCCGCGCGGCGCGTCCTCGTCCGAGCGCGAGAACCACCTGCTCGTGAGGCGGCTGACGCACCCGCCGGTCGGGGACAACGAGAACGCGCGCCGCCGCGAGCTCAACCGGGTGATCCGGCGGCGCGGGCGGGACGTCCTGCGCGACCTCGAAGAGGTGCCCGGCAGGCGCGCCACCTTCTTATCCTTCCTGGAGCAGATCGCTCCCATCGGTATCGCGGTCGTCGCGCTGATCAGCGCCGGGACGGCGGCGGCGCTCGACCTCGCCTCGGCGGTGTTCGCGGCCGTCATCGGCCTGGCGTTCGTGACCGTCCAGATCGTCGCCCGGACTCGCGGCTGGTACGGGGTGCGGCGGTTCGGCTGGTTCCTGCGCCAGCCCTACGTCGACCGCGACTCCACCGGCTTCCTCGGGTTCGCGCTCGGCGTGTTCGACCCCCGCCCGGTCGAGCCGGACGACCACGGCGAGCAGCTCGACCTGCTGCTGGTCGCCGCGTTCCTGGAGGACCTGCGCCGCAACTACCGGCGCGACTACCGGCGGGCCGCGTGGGCCCGGGTCCGGTACCCGGTGCTGATCTTCGAGCACCTGTCCGCCGGGCACCCCGGGGTGGCGTTCGTGGAGCTGGCCGAGCGGGTCCGCGCCGACGGCCAGGCGAGCGGGCGGCTGCCCGGGTTCGATCCGCTCATCGTCGTCGCCGGGGTCGACCCGGCCGCCCCCGCGGGCGCCGACCCGTCCGGGCCCCGGCTGCTGGAGCGGCTCGCGCGGGCCGTCCGGGTGGACGTGGCGTCGGACGAGCCGCAGAGCGTCATCGCCGCGCGCGGCCTGTGGGACCGCTACACCCGCGAGCAGCGGCGCCTCGGCGCCCTCGGCTCGCGCCGCGAGCTGCGCGTGGACATCACCCGCGACCCCGGCGGCGACCTGCCGCCGGTGCGGCCGGTGCGGCGCCGCCCCCGGCTCGCCCATCCGGCGCTGCCGTGGATCGCCATGGTCGCGGTCGCCGCCGCGTCCGTCTCCGTCATCTCCGTGCAGGTGGAGCGGTACTGCTCGCCGTTCGACATCAGGCGGATGGAGAACGGCGAGTGCGTCGGGATCACCGACGGCTCGTACCGCTTCGGCAAGGACTCCGGCGGCAAGAACAACGACAACCGGCTCAACAAGGTCCTCCACCAGATCGAGTCGCTGAACGACCACGTGATGGAGTCCGGCACCCGGTACGCGACCGTGGTCTACCTCGGCCCGGTGACCGCCGACCCGGCGATCAAGAACAAGCGGATCGACCTGCTCGCGGGGGTGCAGGGCGAGCTGATCGGGCTGGCGATGGCGCAGAAGCGGTTCAACGACGCGGCCGAGGGGGACGACCTGCGGCTGCGGGTGCTGGTCGCCAACGCGGGCGCCAAGTTCCGCTACGCCGAGGACGTCGCCGAGCAGATCCGCGCGCGGGCGCTGAAGGACCGCACCATCGTCGCCGTGATCGGGTTCGAGCAGAGCCGCCGGCAGACCCAGCAGGCGATCAAGCTGCTGGCCAAGTCGGCGCTGCCCCTCATCGGCACCGCCAACAGCTTCGACGGGACGGCGCTGCTCGAAGGGGACGCGGGCTACTCGCCGTACTATTTCCGGCTCGCGTCCCCCAACGCCCGGACCGCCCGGCACGCCGCGTACTGGGCGCGGCGCGGCGACGTCGGCGGCAGGAAGGCGGACGACGCGGTCGTCATCTACGACGGCGACGAGGACGACGTCTACAGCGCGAACCTGGCGGCCGACTTCCAGCGGTCGTTCCGGCCGGGAAAGGCGCAAATGCGCCCGTACCGGGATCCGGGCGAGCTGAACAAGTCCGTCAGGGAGGTGTGCCAGAAGCGGCAGCCCGACCTGTTCTACTACGCGGGGCGGTCGGACGAGTTCCGCTCGTTCATCAACGTGCTGGAGCTGTTCTGCCCCAAGGAGCCGAAGCCGCTGGTCCTGGCCGACGACGAGATCGCCAAGTACGTCAGCGACAACGCCGGCGAGCTCGGCCGCAGGGGCACCTTCGACCTGTACTTCACGCCGCTGGCCGCCCGGGAGGCGTGGACGCGGCGCTGGATCGGCGACCAGCCCTTGCAGCCGTTCTACTCCGACTACGACCCGGCCCTCAAGGAGATGACCGACGACGACGACGCGTCCGGGCAGCGGCCGTCCATCACCCGCGCCGCCGTGAGCTACGACGCGGCGACCCTCCTGGCGACCGTGGCGAGCAGGGTGTACTGGCAGGAGAGGGCGCTGCCGTCGGCGGGCTCGGTGTTCGCCGCGCTCAACGACCCCGACCACGACGTCCTGCCCAAGGGAGCGAGCGGCGCGCTGCGGTTCGGTCCCCGCAGCGGCGGCCACCAGGTGGTCGACCGGCCGGTGATCCTCGCGACGATCCAGCGGGACGGGACGACGCAGGTCACGCAGGTGTGCGGCCGCCTCGTCCCCGGCGGCCCGGGCGGCGCCGACTGCCCGCCGGAGGACGAGGGGGCGGGCGCCCCGGAGAAGTGA